The Waddliaceae bacterium genome includes a region encoding these proteins:
- a CDS encoding GxxExxY protein: protein MTSTLYNKETLTRDIIGAAIDVHKELGPGLLETIYEECLAYELNRRKIPFQRQVQCPIHYKNHILSSGLRVDLIIEDEVIVELKAVETIKPIHEAQLLTYMKLAKKKVRLLINFNEMLLKNGIKRMVL, encoded by the coding sequence ATGACGTCAACACTTTATAACAAAGAAACACTAACGCGTGATATCATAGGCGCCGCAATCGATGTCCACAAAGAACTTGGCCCTGGATTACTCGAAACGATATACGAAGAATGCCTTGCATACGAACTTAATCGTCGCAAAATACCATTCCAACGACAAGTACAATGCCCTATCCATTATAAAAACCATATCTTGTCATCAGGACTCCGCGTCGATCTCATTATAGAAGATGAGGTTATCGTTGAATTGAAGGCTGTGGAAACAATAAAACCAATCCACGAAGCACAACTGTTGACATATATGAAGCTCGCAAAGAAAAAAGTAAGACTTCTCATTAATTTCAACGAAATGCTTCTTAAAAACGGCATAAAAAGGATGGTTCTCTGA
- the tadA gene encoding tRNA adenosine(34) deaminase TadA: protein MNENTDLDKKFMREALKEANKAFKAEEVPVGAVLVHDNKIIARGHNQVEMLHDATAHAEMLCITAGASVIENWRLNDTTLYCTLEPCIMCAGAMLLARVGTLVWGAPDIRHGANGSFVDIFKEKHPMHTIKIRSGVLADESAALMVDFFKKARTSK from the coding sequence ATGAACGAAAATACAGACCTCGACAAGAAATTCATGAGAGAAGCGCTAAAAGAGGCGAACAAAGCTTTCAAAGCAGAAGAAGTCCCCGTAGGTGCCGTACTTGTCCACGATAATAAAATCATAGCACGGGGACATAACCAGGTGGAGATGCTCCACGATGCTACCGCACACGCCGAGATGCTATGTATCACAGCAGGAGCATCGGTGATAGAAAACTGGAGACTCAACGATACAACACTGTATTGTACGCTAGAACCTTGTATAATGTGTGCCGGGGCGATGCTCCTCGCTCGCGTAGGAACGCTAGTATGGGGTGCTCCCGACATCAGACACGGCGCAAACGGCAGCTTCGTCGATATCTTCAAAGAAAAACACCCAATGCATACCATAAAAATACGCTCGGGAGTCCTCGCAGACGAATCCGCCGCCCTCATGGTCGATTTCTTCAAAAAAGCTCGAACCTCGAAATAG
- the rpsO gene encoding 30S ribosomal protein S15, giving the protein MSLDKGTKEEITKKFQLHEKDTGSADVQIAILTERITELTEHLKRSPKDHASRLALLKLVGQRRKLLDYLNSTDTKRYQGLIGRLQLRK; this is encoded by the coding sequence ATGTCTCTGGATAAAGGAACAAAAGAAGAAATAACCAAGAAGTTTCAGTTGCACGAGAAAGATACTGGCTCGGCAGACGTTCAGATTGCTATTCTTACCGAAAGGATTACCGAACTTACGGAGCATCTGAAGCGTTCACCTAAAGATCATGCATCGCGTTTAGCTTTGCTGAAACTCGTCGGGCAGCGACGTAAGCTTCTCGACTACTTGAACTCTACCGACACCAAGCGGTATCAGGGGCTTATCGGGCGTCTGCAGCTTAGGAAGTAG
- the pnp gene encoding polyribonucleotide nucleotidyltransferase: protein MKRKSISVTIGGKELTFETGKVAKQANGAVLVKVEDTVVFSSACASKEPSEGIDFLPLRVDYQEKFSSAGKSLGGFMKREGRPSQREILVSRLTDRPLRPLFPKGYHNEVQLLTYVWSYDTVNSTDVLGICAASAALTISDIPLLKPVGAVRVGLIDGEYLINPSIQQQKESSLDLVLAGTEEGILMIEGFCDFLTEEQVLEALDKGHESIKLICRALKEWREEVGVPKATATLRVLPEETLAAVRSSAGEEIVKASAITTKQERDEALSSLKERIIEELIPEGVESPAHNKADIGKAFKQLTAENMRSLILEKGVRPDGRGTKDVRFIDIETNYLPRTHGSCLFTRGETQAVAVCTLGGERMAQRFEDLDQDSHYKFYLQYFFPPFSVGEVGRAGFASRREIGHGKLAERALSAALPSDTDFPYVIRLESNITESNGSSSMASVCGSCLAMMNAGVPIKRPVSGIAMGLILEGEKFAVLSDILGAEDALGDMDFKITGDGEGITAFQMDIKIDGITYDIMKAALNQAKEGRVHILGKMLDACPAYNKELSSYAPRIEIIEIPPKKIGTVIGPGGKQIRAIVEETGVEMNIDDDGKVSISSSDAAMMERAKEIVKGLIAEAEIGKTYEGLVKSTVDFGAFVEILPGKEGLCHISELDTSRVDKVTDIVKEGDTISVKVLDVDNRSGKIKLSRKALLK from the coding sequence ATGAAACGCAAGAGTATTTCCGTCACTATCGGCGGCAAAGAATTAACATTCGAAACAGGAAAAGTTGCAAAACAAGCTAATGGCGCTGTCCTTGTAAAAGTCGAAGACACCGTTGTCTTCAGCTCGGCATGTGCATCGAAAGAACCTAGTGAAGGCATAGACTTCCTACCGCTACGCGTCGACTACCAGGAGAAGTTTTCTTCTGCAGGAAAGTCTCTTGGTGGCTTTATGAAACGTGAAGGCCGTCCTTCGCAGAGAGAGATTTTGGTATCGCGTCTTACGGACCGTCCTTTACGTCCTTTATTCCCTAAAGGGTACCATAATGAGGTACAGCTTCTTACTTATGTATGGTCTTATGACACAGTAAATTCTACTGATGTCTTAGGAATCTGTGCAGCTTCTGCGGCGTTAACGATATCTGACATCCCTCTTCTTAAGCCTGTTGGTGCTGTTCGTGTTGGTCTTATCGACGGCGAATACCTTATAAACCCTTCTATCCAGCAGCAGAAAGAGTCTTCATTAGACCTCGTCCTTGCCGGAACTGAAGAAGGCATCCTTATGATCGAAGGTTTCTGTGACTTCCTCACTGAAGAGCAAGTTTTGGAAGCTCTTGATAAAGGTCACGAATCTATCAAGCTAATATGTCGTGCTCTTAAAGAGTGGCGCGAAGAGGTAGGCGTCCCTAAGGCTACTGCAACATTACGCGTCCTTCCTGAAGAGACTCTTGCTGCTGTAAGGTCTTCTGCTGGCGAAGAGATTGTCAAAGCTTCAGCGATCACCACCAAGCAAGAGCGTGACGAAGCGCTTTCTTCTTTGAAAGAGCGTATCATTGAAGAGCTTATCCCTGAAGGTGTCGAGTCCCCTGCTCATAACAAAGCTGACATCGGCAAAGCCTTCAAGCAGCTGACGGCGGAGAACATGCGTTCTTTGATCCTCGAAAAGGGTGTACGTCCTGACGGTCGTGGCACCAAAGACGTCAGATTCATTGACATCGAGACAAACTATCTTCCAAGGACTCATGGCAGCTGTCTTTTCACTCGTGGTGAGACACAAGCCGTAGCGGTATGTACTCTCGGTGGAGAGCGTATGGCTCAGCGTTTCGAAGACCTCGACCAGGACAGCCACTATAAGTTCTATCTACAGTATTTCTTCCCGCCTTTCTCCGTCGGAGAAGTAGGGCGTGCAGGTTTTGCCAGCCGTCGTGAGATAGGCCACGGCAAGCTTGCCGAGCGTGCTCTTTCTGCAGCGTTACCTTCTGATACTGACTTCCCTTATGTTATAAGGCTAGAGTCTAACATCACGGAGTCCAATGGTTCTTCGTCGATGGCGTCGGTATGTGGAAGTTGCCTTGCTATGATGAATGCTGGCGTACCGATAAAGCGTCCTGTCTCTGGTATTGCCATGGGACTAATCCTCGAAGGCGAGAAGTTTGCGGTGTTGTCCGACATTCTCGGCGCCGAAGATGCTTTAGGCGATATGGACTTTAAGATCACTGGCGACGGCGAAGGCATCACAGCGTTCCAGATGGACATAAAAATCGATGGCATCACCTATGACATCATGAAGGCAGCTCTAAACCAAGCTAAGGAAGGCCGCGTTCATATCCTTGGGAAGATGCTCGATGCGTGCCCTGCTTATAACAAAGAGCTTTCTAGCTACGCTCCACGTATTGAGATCATTGAGATCCCTCCTAAGAAGATCGGTACTGTAATAGGCCCTGGCGGCAAGCAGATACGCGCCATTGTTGAAGAGACTGGTGTTGAGATGAACATCGACGACGACGGCAAGGTAAGCATTTCCAGCAGCGACGCTGCTATGATGGAGAGGGCAAAAGAGATCGTCAAAGGTCTAATCGCCGAAGCCGAGATCGGAAAGACCTATGAAGGTCTTGTTAAGTCTACCGTAGACTTCGGTGCTTTCGTTGAGATCCTCCCAGGAAAAGAAGGGCTATGTCATATTTCCGAGCTTGACACGTCACGCGTCGACAAGGTTACCGACATCGTCAAGGAAGGCGACACTATCAGCGTCAAGGTTCTTGATGTCGACAACCGCTCTGGCAAGATAAAGCTCAGCAGAAAGGCGCTTCTTAAATAG
- the bamA gene encoding outer membrane protein assembly factor BamA, translated as MTRIFSTLIFIAAIFVSGGLHSQHLQRYDDKVVDDIAVEYHGDKEISFDVHAIKARMLTKEGLPFSPLDFDADLKTLADEYDRIEPSIVIDDSGDLDITLSIWPRPIIRTITWEGVKSIKKSRLGKELGIKALSTYDREAFGKAFHKLKQIYTKKGFFEAKLSYSLDVDDDTNEVDITIDVDEGRSGVIKSITFHGVSSEEEGALLDMVGTKKHNLFTSWLSGRGTYNEDLAEVDRLTIYSYFQNLGYADATVVIDLQESKNKRLIFDITIDKGEEYTFSKITFSGNNIFDDEAIAKMLPIAEGDTYSPNKVRETVSILTEAYGRHGYIESYAAPQPRLHESASEYSVHFTIEEGLQYRIGLIKIAGNDVTKNKVILHETLLTPGEVFNITKLEKTEERLLNIGYFSNVNIYPANPHDENPLGPQYRDVVIEVEESSTGSISFAMGFSTADSLFVALDVLEKNFNIDGLANIFSKDRASLRGGGEYAHGKVNIGKKQRSYLLSWTKPFFMDTAWTVGFDVARSNKRYFSDDYDIDATSFGVNAYYTVNQYLTFGTNYRLKDTDVKVKNNDIDKNSDEWRDLLQGGVTSTLGGLMIYDSTNSPYKPTNGFRSRLAVDYTGLGGSYSFCTMKYDNKLYHPLWRRGVMKYRMNLNFIQPIGTKGNELPISERLLLGGEDNIRGYRDYSIGPKRSGATAQGGISLMLLSCEYMYPVFDKLGVFAFFDAGDVSDKEYHISTLRTSCGAGFNIALFPGAPTISLGYGIPLNPKEKADERRFFLNIGAQF; from the coding sequence ATGACACGTATTTTTTCGACACTTATTTTTATTGCAGCGATCTTCGTCTCCGGAGGATTACATTCCCAACATCTTCAGCGTTATGACGACAAAGTCGTCGATGACATCGCCGTAGAATATCATGGCGACAAGGAAATATCCTTCGACGTACATGCTATAAAGGCGCGTATGCTAACGAAAGAAGGCTTGCCTTTTTCGCCGTTAGACTTCGACGCCGACCTCAAGACTCTCGCCGACGAATACGACCGTATCGAGCCTTCCATCGTCATCGATGATAGTGGCGACCTTGATATCACGCTGAGCATATGGCCACGACCTATTATCCGCACGATAACGTGGGAAGGTGTAAAGAGTATAAAGAAGTCACGTCTTGGTAAAGAGCTTGGCATAAAAGCCCTCAGCACTTACGACCGTGAAGCTTTCGGCAAGGCCTTCCACAAGCTCAAGCAGATATATACCAAGAAAGGCTTCTTCGAAGCCAAGCTATCGTATTCTCTCGACGTCGATGACGACACCAACGAAGTCGACATCACCATCGACGTCGACGAAGGACGCTCTGGAGTTATCAAGAGCATAACATTCCACGGTGTCTCTTCTGAAGAAGAAGGCGCCCTTCTCGATATGGTAGGAACCAAGAAGCACAATCTTTTTACCAGCTGGCTTTCGGGTCGTGGCACTTATAACGAAGACCTTGCTGAGGTCGACAGGCTTACCATCTACAGCTACTTCCAAAATCTCGGATATGCCGATGCTACTGTTGTTATAGATTTACAGGAGAGCAAGAACAAGCGCCTTATCTTCGACATCACCATCGACAAAGGCGAGGAATATACCTTTTCAAAGATAACATTCTCGGGGAATAACATCTTCGACGACGAAGCCATCGCCAAGATGCTTCCTATCGCTGAAGGCGACACATATTCTCCGAACAAAGTCCGCGAGACTGTCAGTATCCTGACCGAGGCTTATGGCCGTCACGGTTATATCGAATCTTATGCCGCTCCACAGCCGCGCCTCCATGAGAGCGCTTCGGAGTATTCCGTACACTTCACCATAGAAGAAGGGCTACAATACCGTATAGGGCTGATAAAGATCGCCGGCAATGACGTCACCAAGAACAAAGTCATCCTACACGAGACGCTTCTCACTCCTGGCGAGGTTTTCAATATCACAAAACTTGAGAAGACCGAAGAGCGCCTCCTTAATATAGGGTATTTCTCCAACGTAAACATATACCCTGCGAACCCCCATGATGAGAACCCCTTAGGGCCACAATACCGCGATGTGGTCATAGAAGTCGAAGAGAGCAGCACGGGAAGCATAAGTTTCGCTATGGGCTTCAGCACTGCCGACAGTTTATTCGTCGCTCTCGACGTTCTTGAAAAGAACTTCAACATCGACGGCCTTGCTAATATTTTCAGCAAAGACAGAGCGTCTCTCCGTGGTGGCGGGGAATACGCCCATGGAAAGGTCAATATCGGAAAAAAACAGAGATCGTATCTTCTTTCATGGACGAAGCCTTTCTTTATGGACACGGCATGGACTGTAGGCTTCGACGTTGCTAGGAGCAACAAAAGGTATTTTTCCGATGATTACGATATAGACGCTACGAGCTTCGGGGTGAACGCATACTATACAGTAAACCAATACCTTACCTTCGGCACCAACTACCGTTTGAAAGACACCGACGTTAAGGTCAAGAACAACGACATCGACAAAAATTCCGATGAATGGAGGGACCTTCTTCAGGGTGGTGTTACTTCTACCCTTGGCGGTCTTATGATCTACGACTCCACCAACAGCCCTTACAAGCCTACCAATGGTTTCAGGTCACGCCTTGCCGTCGACTATACAGGATTAGGCGGAAGTTATTCGTTCTGCACGATGAAATATGACAACAAGCTATACCATCCTCTTTGGCGTCGTGGTGTGATGAAATACAGGATGAACCTCAACTTCATCCAGCCTATCGGCACCAAAGGCAACGAGCTTCCTATTAGCGAGCGTCTTCTTCTTGGTGGCGAGGACAACATCCGCGGATACCGCGACTATTCCATAGGGCCTAAACGCAGCGGAGCCACTGCTCAGGGAGGTATCTCCCTTATGCTGCTGTCTTGCGAATACATGTATCCTGTCTTCGATAAGCTTGGCGTCTTCGCCTTCTTCGATGCTGGCGATGTCAGCGACAAAGAATACCATATAAGCACGCTAAGGACATCGTGTGGCGCAGGTTTTAATATCGCGCTATTCCCTGGAGCACCTACTATTTCTCTGGGCTATGGCATACCTTTAAACCCGAAAGAGAAGGCCGACGAACGCAGGTTCTTCTTAAACATCGGGGCACAATTTTAA
- a CDS encoding OmpH family outer membrane protein codes for MKHLIVFTLFIMMICLGFALEANTAGNAFSDIGVVDFRLCIEHSKLGKQGQDTFDELKQQTISSLEVTEKEINALADNLNDGDYIDSLSPETQKGLEMEFNALNEKFSRDQNQYYQMLNQANYKLIQTTQESVNRAAKKVAAERSFKVVVNEDSCFFFSSDLDITSLVIAEMDKDFAEINASFEEETVEESYIEDVNVEDIDDNSAEDLDSIIEEALKINDQ; via the coding sequence ATGAAACATCTTATCGTTTTCACCCTTTTTATTATGATGATATGCTTAGGGTTCGCTCTAGAAGCCAACACAGCAGGAAACGCTTTCAGTGATATCGGCGTCGTAGACTTCAGGCTATGCATCGAGCATTCGAAGCTCGGCAAGCAGGGACAAGATACTTTCGACGAACTCAAGCAGCAGACGATATCTTCTTTAGAAGTCACTGAGAAAGAGATAAACGCCCTCGCTGACAACCTCAACGACGGCGACTACATCGACAGTCTGTCTCCTGAGACGCAGAAAGGTCTGGAAATGGAATTCAACGCCTTAAACGAGAAATTTTCTCGCGACCAGAATCAATACTACCAGATGCTCAACCAGGCGAACTACAAACTTATACAGACTACGCAAGAAAGCGTAAACCGTGCTGCTAAGAAGGTCGCTGCCGAAAGAAGCTTTAAAGTCGTCGTCAATGAAGACAGCTGTTTTTTCTTCTCGTCAGACCTTGACATCACGTCTCTAGTAATCGCCGAGATGGACAAAGACTTCGCTGAAATAAACGCAAGTTTTGAAGAAGAAACTGTTGAAGAATCATACATCGAAGATGTCAACGTTGAAGACATCGACGATAATAGTGCCGAAGACCTCGACAGCATCATCGAAGAAGCGCTTAAAATCAATGATCAGTGA